The DNA region GGTCGAGGACGGATTCGAGGAGCTGGACGTCGGCGGAGTCGGCCAGCTGGGGGACGAGGAAGTCGACCACCTCCTCGGCGGTCTGCCGCAGGTCGAGGGTGGTGCCGATGCGGGCGCCGGCCTCGGCGAGCAGGGCGAAGCGGTGGCGGGCGCGTTCGACCTCGATGTGCGCCTGCTGGCTCTCGGTGATGTCGATGAGGGAGGCGATGACGCCGAGCGGGTTGCCGCCGTGGTCGAGGAGCGGCGCGTAGGAGTTGGACCAGATGTGGTCGTGGCTGGGGTCGGCGGGGGTGCGGCCGGCCCGGCGGGCGTCGACGACGGCGGTGCCGGTCTCCAGGACCTGGCGCATCAGGGCCTCCAGGGCGCCGGCGTTGATGCCGGGGACGACCTCGGTGAGGCGGCGGCCGATGTGGTCGGCGGCGGGGACGCCGTTCATCCGGGCGAGGGCGTCGTTGACGCGCAGGAAGCGCAGGTCGGGGCCGAGGGTGGCGAGGCCGATGGGCGACTGGGTGAAGAGCGATTCGAGGGCGGCGAGGCTGTCGCGCATGCGCAGGACCTGGGAGGTCTCGAAGGCGATGAGCATGGCGCCGGGCAGGCCGTCCGGGTCGGCGGCGGGCACGATCCACATCTCCATGGCGACCGAGTGGCCGTCCCGGTGGCGTACGGGGAGGGTGCCGACCACGGTCTCGCCGGACTGCACCTTCTGGGTCAGCCGGTCGGCGAGCTCGCGGTTGGCGTCGGGGACGAGGAGAGGCGTGGCGAGGCGGCCGATCACGTCCTCGGGGCGGTAGCCGAGGAGGTCCTGGGCGGCCAGCGACCATTCGACGATGCGGCCGCGCGCGTCCTCGCGCCACAGCGCGATGGGCAGCAGGTCGTTGAGCACGCCCGCGTACCCGACGGCCGCCCGGGGCGGCTGCGGGACCCTGCTCGGCGACTGGTGAGTGTCCAACGCATCGACCTACGCATCGGCCGGGCCCCGAGGGGCGCATCCGCGATTCCTATCGAATCACCCTATATGAGACATAAGGGGCGGGCGCTCCACAGTGCGGCCGGCAACGGCGACGCCGCCGCGCACCGGGCCCGCGCCCGCCCCCCGGCGTTCCCCCGGGCACCCCCGAGCATTCCCCCGGTCGGGTGGCGGGCGCCGGATCAGGCGCCGGCGGCGGCCTCCGCCGCTGCCGCCGCCGCTCGGGCCGCACCCTCGGCGCGGGAGCGCTTGGCGGTGCGGACGGTCCACAGGACGAGGAGGCCGAGGGTGCCGTAGATGAGGATCGGGTTGACGACCACCATGGCGTCGACGGTCAGCACGTACGACAGGACGACGCGGGCGGCGGCCTCGATCAGATAGGCGGTGCCCCAGACGATCGTCATCGTCCGCATCACGCCACGGAAGCCCTCGAACTGCCACAGGCCGTTCCACCAGGCGTGACTCTCCGGGGTGCCGTCGGTGGAGAAGCGGCGTCCGAAGTAGAACATCAGCGGCCGGGGCGCGAGGAGGGTCACGAGGCAGAGCACGCCGAAGAGGCCGGTGACGGCCGAGTCCTTGACCAGCAGGGCGCGGGTGGAGTGGGCGCCGACGAGCGAGACGACGGCGGTGAGGACGAGGAAGAAGATCGTGACGATCGCGAACTCGTCGAGCTTGCGGTGCCAGACCAGGTGCACGAGGGTGTCGAGCACCGGCCAGGCACCACTGAGGAGCAGGGCGCCGAACTCGCTCCAGCCGTGGTCGACGAGCGCGTTGTAGGTGAGGATCGGCGCCACGACGTTGAGGCCGATGGTGAGCACCCAGCCGATGGCGGTGGCGGCGCCGGAGCGGGCCGGCGGGCCCGGCTGCGCGGTGGTCGCGGACATGGTTTCCCCCTAAATGGGCCGCCCGGACGGACGGCCCGAATGAGCTGCATGAACTGCATGAGTCGATTGCCTGAATGAGTGCCTGAGCGACCTGCTCCGATTGAGCCGCGGTCGGTGCGGCACC from Streptomyces fradiae includes:
- a CDS encoding VC0807 family protein; this translates as MSATTAQPGPPARSGAATAIGWVLTIGLNVVAPILTYNALVDHGWSEFGALLLSGAWPVLDTLVHLVWHRKLDEFAIVTIFFLVLTAVVSLVGAHSTRALLVKDSAVTGLFGVLCLVTLLAPRPLMFYFGRRFSTDGTPESHAWWNGLWQFEGFRGVMRTMTIVWGTAYLIEAAARVVLSYVLTVDAMVVVNPILIYGTLGLLVLWTVRTAKRSRAEGAARAAAAAAEAAAGA